One stretch of Aquimarina sp. Aq107 DNA includes these proteins:
- a CDS encoding methylglyoxal synthase: MTIAIIAHDGKKAEMVQFLNEHQEILQSKNISLISTGTTGEKAKRAGFDVEALLSGPLGGDAQIAAGVAEKRVDMVIFFRDPLAKHPHEPDIFMLMRLCDVYDVPLATNPATAQLLLKGL; encoded by the coding sequence TTACAATCGCAATTATCGCACATGATGGTAAAAAGGCAGAAATGGTTCAATTTCTGAATGAACATCAAGAAATCTTACAATCTAAAAATATATCGCTAATATCCACGGGTACCACTGGAGAGAAAGCAAAGCGCGCAGGTTTTGATGTAGAAGCATTATTATCCGGTCCTCTTGGAGGTGATGCACAAATTGCCGCTGGTGTTGCAGAAAAAAGAGTGGATATGGTTATTTTCTTTAGAGACCCTTTGGCAAAACATCCTCATGAGCCTGATATTTTTATGTTGATGAGGTTATGCGATGTGTATGACGTTCCATTGGCTACAAATCCTGCTACTGCGCAGTTGTTACTAAAGGGACTATAG
- a CDS encoding RidA family protein produces MKKIITTSKAPAPIGPYSQAILNGNTLYTSGQIAINPETGDLVMDDIKTEAEQVMQNLKGILDEVDMTFEHVIKTTIFLSDMNNFSQVNEVYGSYFNEDTAPARETVAVAALPKFVNVEISVIAVK; encoded by the coding sequence ATGAAAAAAATTATAACTACTTCTAAGGCTCCTGCTCCGATTGGTCCTTACAGCCAAGCTATTCTTAATGGTAATACACTTTATACTTCTGGACAAATAGCTATTAATCCAGAAACTGGAGATTTGGTAATGGACGATATTAAGACCGAAGCAGAACAGGTAATGCAAAACCTTAAAGGAATTCTAGATGAGGTTGATATGACTTTTGAACATGTAATAAAGACGACTATTTTTCTTAGTGATATGAATAACTTTTCGCAAGTGAATGAAGTTTATGGAAGCTATTTTAATGAAGATACTGCTCCAGCCAGAGAAACTGTAGCTGTTGCTGCGTTACCAAAATTTGTAAATGTAGAAATTTCGGTAATTGCGGTGAAATAA